One part of the Hydra vulgaris chromosome 01, alternate assembly HydraT2T_AEP genome encodes these proteins:
- the LOC136074629 gene encoding uncharacterized protein LOC136074629 produces MATSDILNFTEIPTVDYGFERFEFYEYELLARTNLNSTEEIRINIEQQDLFTLPSEAYLLFEGRLLKLDGTAYANADAVALTNNGIMHLFSEASYQLSNQNIESYKDSSTTAVLADNSGFAVRQSHIIQKSNTKGTFSFRIPLRYIFGFCDDYNKVIYGFKHTLTLVRKSDTGAIFRNALAAAGKVNLDKISLFMPHVIPLDLERVNLYKSIESKVTITVTFRARHCDTITVPQSTTFFGDLA; encoded by the exons atggcaaCTTCtgatatattaaattttactgaAATCCCAACTGTGGATTATGGATTTGAAAGATTTGAATTCTATGAATATGAACTATTAGCTCGCACAAATTTAAATAGCACTGAAGAAATAAGAATTAACATTGAGCAACAAGATTTGTTCACACTTCCATCTGAGGCTTATCTTTTGTTTGAAGGAAGACTTCTTAAACTTGATGGGACAGCTTATGCTAATGCAGATGCAGTGGCGCTTACAAATAATGGTATTATGCATTTATTCAGTGAAGCATCATATCAATTATCAAACCAAAATATAGAGTCA TACAAAGATTCTTCAACAACAGCAGTACTTGCTGATAACTCAGGGTTTGCAGTACGACAATCACACATAATTCAGAAATCAAACACAAAGGGAACATTTTCATTTCGTATACCTTTGAGATACATTTTTGGATTCTGCGATGATTACAACAAAGTTATTTACGGATTTAAACATACACTAACTCTTGTTAGAAAAAGTGATACTGGAGCAATTTTTAGAAACGCTCTTGCAGCTGCAGGAAAAGTTAATCTTGATAAAATATCATTGTTCATGCCACATGTGATTCCATTAGATTTAGAGAGAGTTAATCTTTATAAAAGTATTGAATCAAAAGTGACTATTACAGTAACTTTTCGCGCAAGGCATTGTGATACTATAACTGTTCCACAATCTACAACGTTTTTTGGAGACTTAGCGTAA